A region of Chloracidobacterium sp. DNA encodes the following proteins:
- a CDS encoding hemerythrin domain-containing protein, with protein sequence MTYIKDLKNVHILIDEMFFDHQKALLHFEFDKALTLLEMYQTTLIRHMQDEELILLPVYADRAKYSGAGAPKLFFDDHEKMRSFVELFIETTAELKREPDIDKALLQLLDREAFYTRLCSHHDRRETEFLYPILEEILTDVEKRDLLAQIDLSAEARICPTPAG encoded by the coding sequence ATGACCTACATCAAAGATCTCAAGAACGTGCATATTCTGATCGACGAGATGTTCTTCGATCATCAGAAAGCACTTCTTCATTTTGAGTTTGATAAGGCACTGACATTGCTTGAGATGTATCAAACGACATTGATCCGTCATATGCAGGATGAAGAGCTAATTCTATTGCCGGTTTATGCCGACCGTGCTAAGTACTCGGGAGCAGGTGCTCCAAAGCTTTTTTTTGATGACCACGAGAAAATGCGATCGTTTGTCGAGCTGTTCATAGAAACGACCGCTGAATTAAAACGCGAGCCAGACATAGACAAGGCGTTGCTGCAGCTTCTCGATCGCGAAGCTTTCTATACGCGGCTTTGCAGCCACCATGATAGGCGTGAAACTGAGTTCCTCTATCCTATCCTTGAGGAGATTCTTACCGATGTTGAAAAACGCGACCTTTTAGCGCAGATCGATCTCAGTGCCGAAGCCCGCATCTGTCCAACTCCAGCGGGATAA